Proteins co-encoded in one Papaver somniferum cultivar HN1 chromosome 5, ASM357369v1, whole genome shotgun sequence genomic window:
- the LOC113277584 gene encoding cell number regulator 2-like: protein MTSYDQVKPVATGFPVEAPMVPWSTGLCDCFDDCSNCCLTCWCPCITFGQTSEIVDRGLSSCGVNGALYALIGVFTGCSWIYSCTYRTKFRRTYNLEGSDCKDCLIHFWCESCALCQQYRELKNRGYDVSLGCTTCWCPCFTFGQTSEIVDRGTSSCGQNGALYVAVAVVFGCPCIYSCAYRTKLRQTYNIDGSPCCDFMTHWCCNGCALCQEYRELRNQGFNVDLGWHGNMERHNGVAATAPPTLHGGMNR, encoded by the exons ATGACTTCATATGATCAAGTAAAACCAGTAGCCACCGGTTTTCCGGTAGAGGCTCCCATGGTCCCTTGGTCTACTGGCCTTTGTGATTGTTTTGATGACTGCAGCAATT GTTGCTTGACATGTTGGTGCCCATGCATTACATTTGGCCAGACATCCGAGATTGTCGATAGAGGATTGTCAT CTTGTGGAGTGAACGGAGCACTTTACGCGCTAATAGGAGTTTTCACTGGTTGTTCTTGGATATACTCGTGCACGTACCGTACCAAATTCAGAAGAACATACAACTTAGAGGGGAGCGACTGTAAAGATTGCCTAATTCATTTTTGGTGCGAATCTTGTGCCCTCTGCCAACAATATAGGGAACTCAAGAACAGGGGTTACGATGTGTCATTAG GTTGCACGACATGTTGGTGCCCGTGCTTTACATTTGGTCAAACATCTGAGATCGTCGATAGAGGAACCTCCT CTTGTGGACAGAATGGGGCACTCTACGTGGCTGTAGCAGTTGTGTTCGGTTGTCCTTGTATATACTCGTGTGCTTATCGTACTAAGCTGAGGCAAACTTACAACATAGATGGGAGCCCTTGCTGTGATTTCATGACACATTGGTGCTGTAATGGTTGCGCTCTATGCCAAGAATACAGAGAACTTCGGAATCAAGGCTTCAATGTCGACTTAG GATGGCATGGTAACATGGAAAGGCATAATGGTGTTGCAGCTACCGCTCCGCCTACTCTACATGGAGGAATGAATCGGTAA